AATCTGCTGTCTCAAAATTTGAATAAAACCGGGGTCAGATACAATAAAAGCATCTATATCCAGCTTTTTCAGTTTGGGTAAAATAGTTTCCAGTTCTCTGATATCTTCATTATGAGCAAAAATATTAAAAGCCAGATAATACTTTTTATTATTTTTTTTACATAATTTGATGGTTTTTTTTATATCTGCCAAATCAACTTCCGACTTTTTTCCGTGACGCAGGGAAAAGCCTTCCAAGCCCTGATATATAGCATCTGCGCCATAAAGCAGGGCTACTTCAGCGTTTTCATAGGTTCCTGCAGGTGCCAACAATTCCGGTTTTTTTCGTAATTTCATACTAAATATTATTATACCATTAGCTTGTCTCTATTTATTATATTCTTAAAATGTCTCATAATTTCAATAAATGAAATTTCTCTTAATACAACCGCCCATCGAAGATTTTTATATAAC
The sequence above is a segment of the Candidatus Margulisiibacteriota bacterium genome. Coding sequences within it:
- a CDS encoding U32 family peptidase: MKLRKKPELLAPAGTYENAEVALLYGADAIYQGLEGFSLRHGKKSEVDLADIKKTIKLCKKNNKKYYLAFNIFAHNEDIRELETILPKLKKLDIDAFIVSDPGFIQILRQQI